ACAAGTTCAAAGACATCACCGTCTACTCTGAGCaagtagactaagtgcgttttcaTAAGAGAAAGTTCAAAGTGTAACACCTACTTATCGCATGTAAAATTCAACCACTGAAACTTAATCGTAATATTGTTGTTTctgagatcgatctccattcatgtTGGGGATTGTTGGAAAAATGGTGTTGAAAGTGTGTTTTCACCAATATTTGGACACAATTCAATATATGATagagtgatatatatattaatgaatagtTAGTGGGTTTTGTAGCCTCTAACGAGGACTTTAAAACGAGCTAAAGTGTGTTCAAAATGAaataaaggtgaatgagatatcgaatcttAAAGTTGCTAGTTTGGTGCAAAATCTAGAAACTTTTTGCATTTGTCCCACATCGAAATTGGGAGCAAACCTAAGATATTGGTTTCCACTATAAATAGAGACCTTAGGGTTTGCCGAAAGACACACCAAAAATCGTATAAGCATTCTTATATGATATGAGTTTCCTCTCAGCCGCAACAATGTCTCCCCTGTTCGATTACCTTTTAGGCAAGTGTTCAAATCCgacagtacgctgcttcggaccggtgtaccctgggaacagatgaAGAATCTGTTTAAGATAaatgtgtcaaacacaagcccggttcaacctaatATCGGTTAGATAGTTattaaatttctatttttaattatttattagtaATCTGATTATTACCTTTGTGATAACATGTTTAGTTATTTGAGTTCCGTTACATAACCTACAAATAATTCCCAAAGTCAACATGACCATCGTTTTTAATTGCCATTCAAAGGTTTCTGATTTATATGTTTAGTGATAGTCTTAAATTTGAAGTGTTTTTACTTTTGATAGTATTATGGATTTGGAGTTTTCACATATGGTTATTAAACACTATAATTAGTGTTGCAACACGTCAAGCGAAATACTTGGAACATAATCAAGGTGTTCAACATCTTGCATTAGTCCATGTGACATCTTGCATtggaattttttttgttttataaatTGTTTATAGTGCCTTTTTTATATTAATCTTGATGGATGGAAGTGAAAACTAATTTCATGTGTTTTGTAATAGAACTATAGAAGAGAGAGTTGAGAAGAATGATGCGGAAATGAAAAAAGTTAGATATAAAGAAAACATTACGCCCGTCGTCTCTCAACTAGTACTCAGGGGCGGAACCAGGCATGGGGCAGCAGAACTAGGCATGGGGCATCCGGGGTCGGCCGCCTCCGGTGACCAAAATTttctgatgtatatatatatatgtatatatatgtatatatatgtatatatatatatatatgtatatgtatatatatgtatatatatgtgtatatatatatatatatatatgcgagtTTAGTGTAAATTTCAGGTGGTGATTGTAAAGACGCAGTGATATAGGTTGTGAGAACCAAATTTTTAGCAAGATGGTGAACAAAAGTGGAGTGTAAGATGAAAAGCAAGATGGAGAGGAAGAGGGAAATGGCTTCAAAAAATGATACTCGTATTTATTTGAAAAACATAGTGTAAATGTAGCTATCACCAGTTAAACTTTAGAGAGAGAGAAATCATGAGAGAGAGAGAGCTTCATCAGGGCATTATTCAAGCGAAGGGTTCGATGATGGGAATGGCATTTGGACGAGGCAACGAGGGGCACGAAGAGGGAATTACTATAGGGATCGCTTAATGAGGGATAGCAAGAAATCGATCACTTCTTTCATGTTCTTCCATTTTCCAGAATCTTGGGGCAGAGATGAGCTATGGGATATGTTTAAGAAGTTTGGAAGGGTTTGTGATGTTTACCTGGCGTGGAGGAGGTTAAAGAATGGTGACCGATTTGGTTTTGTTATATTTGAAGAATTAAAGGATCTAAATGACATGCTTACTCAAATCAACAAAGTTGCAATTCACGGATGGAGTTTGAAGGCATTTAGGGCTCATGATGGATATAAACACAACCTGTAGTCACATCCGCAAAGTTTCAATGACAGGTACAAAAAGCAAAGCACTCCTATGATTACAAAAGTAAAAAACAGCGAGGTGATTTGGAAGATGAACGTATCCAAGCCACAAAACAATGAAGGTGCAAATCCTATTGGTAATCAATCCAATCCTATGCCTGCTGAGGCTTTTCACTCGAAGAAAGATAAAAAAACGGAAAGCTCGTGTGTTGATAAAACTAATAATGCTTCTAACCCTAATCCTATAAAGAAGGCACATGGTGAATCGTTCTTCCTAGAAAATTTTATACAGGTGATACTCAGTGAAGATGAAGTAAATTTTGATATACTTGAAAGGGCATTGGTTGGTGAGCTCAAGAACTACAAAACCCTAGATCAATTTAAAAAGATATGTGAAGAAGGGGGTCTAATGAACTGCAATATCAAATATCTTGGCAATCTCAAAGTGATGATTGTCCTTAACAATAAAGCATCGGTCGATAATATTCTATCTAACAAGCATCATGGTATCAACAGATGGCTTGACAACATTAGAAGATGGGATAAACCATCCCTTGCTGCAGGAAGATCATCTTGGTTAAATGTTTTTGGAGTCCCAGTCTCATGTTGGAGTGAAAATACTTGTCAAAAGATCGGGTCATGTTGGGGAGAAGTGATGGATATGGAGAATTGCAATATTGATGGTGATCAGAATCTTACATTTGGTAGAGTTCTTATTAATATGAAAGCGTCATATGTGGGTCTTGTAAATGATACGGTCATGGTTACAAGGGGTCATAAGTTATTTTATGTTAAGGTTGTAGAAGAAATAAAAGATATTATTCAAATTGAATTGGAGGATGATGACGATGAATCTGAAAATCACTCTTGAAACCCGGACAACGATGATAACGGGGACGATGATCTGGAGATGTTTAATTGTTTCGATGATGATGACGTATCTTCGGTCAAATCTCAGGCGGATTCATCTGGTATCAATGGCTCTCGTAAATTTGAAACCCAACTGTTTCATGGGGAGGTTTCCAATACAGTTGGAATTCGAGAAGGCGGCTGCAAAAGTGGGAAAGTTGCATTGGGAAGTAACAATAATGATGAGGTGGGATTTTCACAAAAGCAAGAAAACCCTATGCCTTCCATCTTTCGATTTACTGCAAGTAAAACTTCAAAGGCGTGTAATCAAGTGGGTCCTACTGACCTAAATACTAAAGGTGATACTGGGCCATGTTACAATAGCGGGCCAGAGCCGAAAAAGAAAAAGGATGACGGACTGTCTGGTAAGCCCAATGTTAAGGAGGGTAACAAGCCTAGTAATACATGTGTGAGTCATAACTTGTTTGAGAAATTTGAGCCCTTCAGGAAAATTGATAACGTTAGGCTTTTTAGTAATAATCCTTTGGGCCCGATTGTTTCTAATCCATTTGAAATAAATGATATTAACGAGAAGGTCGTAGAGTTTAAAGAATCGATTGGGGGCTCTCAGTTGAACAAATCTAGGGCAAATTCAAACTGTTCTAATAACAATTCACGCTCTTCGTCTGGTGATACATGGAGGAAACTGAGACAATGGAACAAGTCATTGCGTTTTTCAAAAATCAAAGATGCTACTAGGAAGAAATTTCAACACAAATGTGACTCTCTTTCTGGTAAAAAAAAGAAGTCATGCTGTCTCAATCCATGAATTACTCGGCTCTAAATCAAGGAGATGTGAATCGATTATTCTAGAATCACAAGAATTCTCTGAGAGTAGTGTTAATCTTTGTGATTATGCAAAACTACTTGGATTCAATGGCGAACAAAAATAGCCGAACCTCCTGGTATGTGTGTGTCAATTCATATTTGTTTAAATGAAGATGGTCTCAATTAACATTCGTGGGTTTAATAAAGATGGTAAGGGTGCATGGTTTAGAGAATTGGTAGCGAAATCAAATCCGATGTTTGCTCTAGTGCAGGAAACCAAGTGTAGTAACATCAACGATAGATGGGTTGAGAGATTGTGGAATTCGAGTAATTTTGGGTATGCATTCAAAAATCCAATAGGGAAGTCGGGTGGCTTTTTATTAATTTGGGACAACACTATTTTTTCAGCCGAACATGCTTTTGAGGGGGAGTTCTACATTGCGATTAAAGGTAAATTGGTGGGGTTTAATCAAGATTTAGTTATAGTAAATGTCTATGGTCCACATGGTGATGATAGGAAAGTAAGATTTTGGGCAAGTTTAGAGAACCTTTTATCTATAAAAAAATGTCGAATGGATCATGGGGGGGGGGGACATTAATGAAGTTAGAAGGGGAATGAGAGGCATAATTCGATCTTTCACTCACATAGGGCAGCTAGATTTAACAGCTTCATAGGAAACAATGGTCTTATAGAGATTCCCCTAGTAGGTAAAAGATTTACGCGCATTAGTGACGATGGAATTAAGTTCAGCAAATTAGATAGATTTCTAGTCTCGAATGGGTGTTTACAACATTGGGATAGTTTATCGATAGTTCCATTAGATAGGAAAATTTTTGACCACTCTCCACTTTTGCTTAAGAATGGGCACATTGACTTCGGCTCAAAACCCATTAGGATATTCGATGCTTGGTTGGAAGATAAGGATGCGGAGGGGGTAATTTTGAGTGCATGGAACAAACTGGTTAAGGCAAAGCAGTTAGATCACTACTTTCGTATTAAGTTAAAAAATGTGAAAGATAGCCTAAAGACTTGGAGAAAACAGTCCTTTGATAAAATTGATGAATAGTTAAAACTGTTGAGTGATAAAAATGCATTTTGGGAGTCTTAAGCTGAAATTCGTAACATTACAGATAACAAAAGACATGAATGGCTTAATACACGAAGTGAATGGGTGAAAACATCAAGTCAAACGAAACATGCTTAGGCAAAAGGCCCGGGTCAAATGTGCAATTGAGGGTGACGAAAATTCAAAGTATTTCCATTTGTCGATCAAGAAAAGAACGAATAAAAACAACATCCGTGGGTTACATATTAACAGAATTTGGTGCAAAGACCCGAGTGAAATAAAGAAAGAGGTGCATAGTTACTTCAAGTCTTTTTTTGAAGAAACAAACACTTGCAACCTTTCTTTTGCAGGATTCGATACTTTGAAAATTACTCAAGAAGATGCCACGAACCTTGAAGCAAGATTTAGTGAAGAAGAGGTGTGGAATGCAATAAAGGATTATGGCTCGTCAAAAGCTCCCGGACTGGATGGTATGaactttaaattttataaaatgttTTGGTGGCTTATTAAAAACGATTTAATGAATGCACTACATTGATTTTGGGAGAAATGTGATATATCTTCGGGTTGTAATAAATCATTCATTACCCTTCTTCCAAAAAAGAATGACCCGATTTGTCTAAAAGATTACCGACCTATAAGCCTCATTGGTAGTTATTACAAAATTATTGCAAAGGTCCTTTTTAAACATCTTCGGGtggttattaataaaattttaggaGAGGAACAAAGCGCATTCATTAAAGGAAGATCCATGTTAGATAGTATTCTTATCGGAAACGAGCTTATTGAAGATGTTAAAAAAAGAAAAGGTAAATATTGCATTTTCAAAGCGGACATAGAAAAAGCGTTTGATAGTGTGAATTGGAAGTTTCTTTTAGATATCATGTCCAACATGGGATTCGGTGATAGGTGGAAAAAATGGATTCATACGTGTTTTAGATCGGCATCGGTTTCGGTTCTTGTTAACGGGTCTCCCACCGATGAATTTAATCTTCAAACGGGTATTAGACAAGGTGACCCGTTATtgccatatttattaattattgctAGTGAAGGGTTGAACttgtgacgaccctgaaattttcgaccaaatttaaacttgatctttttatgtttccgacacgataagcaaagtctataatgttgagtctcgaaaattttggaactatgatcatgtattcaattaccttcgaccagtttcgacgattcacaaacaattaattgtaaatagatatgtgtatgtgtgtgtgtgtatatatatatatatatatatatatatatatatatatatatatatatatatatatatatatatatatatatatatatatatatatggtaattgaaaatataatttgaaatattatatgttattgctattaaaatttaattatgtaaaataaaataaaaataggatattataataataattatttcaattatatctatatatataaataaagtataaatattaaatgattgtaatactcatttgatgtcccgattgatattaagtaagttaaattcaaacttatatgattttaaaataaacggtgattcgaaaatgagttctataaattttaggcttactaaaaatgtatctaggatctagttattaaattttaacactttttatattttacccagaattgagaggtacagttgatgtaatttttatttaataaattaatgatcgaattttataccataatgactgaaataaataaaggaatttaatttaaaattttggaatttttctgagaacttttagtcCGCCACTGAGTAACGATGGAGTATGAAATAATagtccatgaaaactgtcggtaggaagaAACCAAATGTTATGGCTTACTGTTTTCATTTTGATTACACGCTTATTAACTTGTAGTTATATGATATTATATCTCATCTGCACATAGACACAATACTATCAAATCAGAATAACTTAAGATatatattactattaccattactgTGTAAAAAGGAATTCTATATGTCACTATTTTTAATTGAATCATTCCACTCAATGTATTTTATATTCATATTACTAGTATTACATatccatatatctatatatatattacctatATGATTAACTGAGGAAACCACACCTTCATGTTTCCTTCCATCGGGTAACACCACCCATCGACCTTTCAGGGACCACCATCAACCTCCTTGATCTCCGGTCGCCATTCAT
The window above is part of the Rutidosis leptorrhynchoides isolate AG116_Rl617_1_P2 chromosome 1, CSIRO_AGI_Rlap_v1, whole genome shotgun sequence genome. Proteins encoded here:
- the LOC139900702 gene encoding uncharacterized protein yields the protein MVSINIRGFNKDGKGAWFRELVAKSNPMFALVQETKCSNINDRWVERLWNSSNFGYAFKNPIGKSGGFLLIWDNTIFSAEHAFEGEFYIAIKARFNSFIGNNGLIEIPLVGKRFTRISDDGIKFSKLDRFLVSNGCLQHWDSLSIVPLDRKIFDHSPLLLKNGHIDFGSKPIRIFDAWLEDKDAEGVILSAWNKLVKAKQLDHYFRIKLKNVKDSLKTWRKQSFDKIDE